Proteins co-encoded in one Balneolaceae bacterium genomic window:
- the tmk gene encoding dTMP kinase: MLISFEGIDGCGKSTQINLLKNYFDTNGIDYSVFREPGGTEISERIRTLLLHEIEEMHPVTELLLFSAARSQLIQEKVRPLLKDDKIVILDRFYDSTTAYQGYGRKSVDLKSIRVLNDLATHHTVPDITFYLKISPEEAEKRTDGTLKDRMENSGSQFFSDVSAGYDTLAKEEDRIYSLDATRAPAEIHSQISSIIENYL; encoded by the coding sequence GTGCTTATATCGTTTGAAGGAATTGACGGTTGTGGCAAGTCTACACAGATCAACCTATTAAAGAATTACTTTGATACTAATGGGATTGATTATTCTGTTTTTCGTGAGCCCGGTGGAACAGAAATATCAGAGAGAATTCGTACTCTTCTTTTACATGAAATTGAAGAGATGCATCCGGTAACTGAATTGTTGCTTTTTTCCGCCGCAAGATCTCAGCTCATCCAGGAAAAAGTTCGTCCGCTATTAAAGGATGACAAAATTGTAATTTTAGACCGATTTTACGATTCAACTACAGCTTACCAGGGCTATGGCCGTAAATCTGTTGATTTGAAAAGTATACGGGTTTTGAATGATCTGGCCACTCACCATACTGTGCCTGATATCACTTTTTATCTGAAAATCTCTCCGGAAGAAGCTGAAAAACGTACTGACGGTACTCTGAAAGACCGAATGGAAAATTCAGGATCTCAATTTTTTTCTGATGTTAGCGCAGGGTACGACACACTTGCCAAAGAGGAAGATAGAATTTATTCTCTCGATGCTACCCGGGCTCCAGCAGAAATACATTCTCAAATTTCATCAATTATTGAGAACTATCTTTGA
- a CDS encoding 5-formyltetrahydrofolate cyclo-ligase, with translation MSYSPDRKEEIRHNFLKKRQNLSSQEVEKKSEQIIKQLLRLKTFRDANVIHSYVSIEKNREVNTKKFIQSSLDMGKQVVVPKIAGEGELQHFKINSLDELRENSLGVPEPSGGREIPIRDLDLIIVPMVAGDLNKNRIGYGAGYYDRFLQNCTAAKVGLLYDCQLYADSLPVEEFDIPLDILITESREIK, from the coding sequence ATGTCTTACAGCCCAGATCGTAAGGAAGAGATAAGGCATAATTTTTTAAAAAAACGCCAAAACCTTTCCAGTCAGGAAGTTGAAAAGAAAAGCGAACAAATTATCAAACAACTTCTTCGATTGAAAACTTTCAGGGATGCAAATGTTATTCACAGCTACGTATCCATCGAAAAAAACAGAGAGGTAAATACAAAAAAATTTATACAGAGTTCCCTCGATATGGGGAAACAAGTTGTTGTACCTAAAATAGCCGGCGAAGGAGAGTTACAACACTTTAAAATAAACTCTCTTGATGAACTCCGGGAAAATAGTTTGGGCGTCCCCGAGCCTTCTGGCGGAAGGGAAATCCCTATCCGGGATTTGGACCTTATCATTGTTCCAATGGTGGCAGGAGACCTTAATAAAAACCGAATTGGTTATGGAGCGGGATATTATGATCGATTTTTACAAAATTGCACTGCTGCCAAAGTCGGTCTTTTGTATGATTGCCAATTATATGCAGACTCATTACCTGTTGAGGAGTTCGATATACCTTTGGATATATTGATAACGGAATCGCGGGAAATTAAGTAA
- a CDS encoding PspC domain-containing protein, producing the protein MEKTLNISDQELHSTLNDFLEEKEKKPKQSIWNFSTIAGLILVLTSATFVGSLVSTQVLGLGSIPVISTIIQAAPYVGGAILALLVIGMFSRSKTEKIEEKEEQAKVRETYDKLDKFLYTDQQKKKNTKQNRSEASKFEKFKVGVSNRLMKSRTDKKIAGVCGGLAKHLGISSTLLRLLFVAAIILGWGSFILVYIALAFVMPKEPVYEMDDFNSF; encoded by the coding sequence ATGGAAAAAACATTAAACATATCAGACCAGGAACTTCACTCAACTCTCAACGATTTTCTTGAGGAAAAGGAAAAAAAGCCTAAGCAGAGTATTTGGAATTTCTCCACAATTGCCGGGCTGATATTAGTATTAACTTCTGCCACATTTGTTGGTAGTTTGGTAAGTACACAGGTATTAGGGTTGGGTTCTATTCCAGTGATAAGCACAATAATACAAGCTGCCCCTTATGTAGGCGGAGCAATTTTAGCTCTTTTGGTAATTGGTATGTTTTCAAGGAGCAAAACTGAGAAAATTGAGGAGAAGGAAGAACAGGCTAAGGTCCGGGAAACTTATGATAAACTGGATAAGTTTTTATATACAGATCAACAGAAAAAGAAAAATACGAAGCAGAACAGATCTGAGGCCAGCAAATTTGAGAAATTTAAAGTTGGCGTATCAAATCGCTTGATGAAATCCCGCACAGATAAAAAAATTGCTGGTGTTTGCGGCGGACTTGCAAAACATTTGGGAATAAGTTCTACCTTGCTGCGTCTTCTGTTTGTAGCTGCCATAATTTTGGGTTGGGGTTCATTTATTTTAGTGTATATTGCATTGGCTTTTGTGATGCCAAAAGAGCCTGTTTATGAAATGGACGATTTTAACTCTTTCTAA